A window of Clostridium sp. 'White wine YQ' contains these coding sequences:
- a CDS encoding DUF1413 domain-containing protein produces the protein MPIVKLTLNDEYYQKLSEMAQAEKMSIQDLIRNKLFPENTIFTPEEAVRRAHDGRFSNGQEFSLPDVYGEDWNIERGPAGVFGKRFYNYISDNEVGIVFLDMGKYGRRAMYKLKDVH, from the coding sequence ATGCCAATTGTAAAATTAACTTTAAATGACGAGTATTATCAGAAGCTAAGCGAAATGGCTCAAGCAGAGAAAATGAGTATTCAAGATTTAATACGTAACAAACTATTTCCAGAGAATACAATCTTCACCCCAGAAGAAGCTGTAAGACGTGCACATGATGGACGTTTTTCAAATGGACAAGAATTTTCACTACCTGATGTGTATGGTGAGGATTGGAATATCGAAAGAGGTCCGGCAGGTGTTTTCGGAAAAAGATTCTACAACTACATCAGTGATAATGAAGTAGGAATTGTTTTTTTAGACATGGGAAAATACGGGCGTCGCGCAATGTATAAGCTAAAGGATGTTCACTAG
- a CDS encoding DUF7768 domain-containing protein produces MYICSQFSGDVEVNTGKAMRCSRFVVDADGD; encoded by the coding sequence GTGTATATCTGTTCACAGTTTTCTGGTGATGTGGAAGTAAACACAGGCAAGGCAATGAGGTGCAGTAGATTTGTAGTTGATGCAGACGGAGATTAA
- a CDS encoding GTPase domain-containing protein, giving the protein MSRYNQDTQRIAEAIRIATQTAKVHYNYLEKINKRVLEDIEKYLNNRNFDSLYKDIAKYDKKLAHQIKELIRERNSVIEGFQITREQIFDEKLHNLNNFTIMLFGRTMSGKSTTIQAFLGEDLKINGNGTPDWTKDIFEYNWNGIRLVDTPGIEGFDESNFHLANNYMEQADLILMVISDDHIEPSLIEKLAELLKENKPFAVILNVKAGNPKIVLKCPERVIRDEEVEGHVHRIKDYLKKEFSIFQSSQRVSEIPIFPVFMEGAFRSQLALKNSELSIEEIGMHEKLYKCSRFDSVIKYICETVVADAAVIKTRSAYDSFIYRLEEVEDVLRSKVFPLKAQADTLAKKRPRIIKDIRNIKEKLFVDFEIIKEIFDEKIFGVDAFVEKYISEGADGKIHKKYENYLDWENVRKRLLQYQEDSIKAINIYMSTFEEDMGFDLNIVAENVSRNIGYETTIDIGKLNSAKFKKTTAKVIKTVGRTAAGVAPSALLGWSVTNFWNPTGWVALAAGAGVLVAGGVVGYIGSEEVKNIGNDLENSGNRDIQQEKNNTIRELKKDLSKNYQNLKDKNEKWINAVIETTRKKLIDGMDLSLKESDVYINETFSLMNSLSNIRIDVLKKEMEYIFSTIMDDEHIILFNIHRVVRKVGHRLKIGIIPAQDADVDIVKIAIGLDGRYIRKIRKNFGQEIINIVGYKDIWGKWGEKQVVEALGVKSITEERVRIEEKNSRKIVFVKECTRQELGLLYDKKKTNHFLSEALLRCKINFEEVQ; this is encoded by the coding sequence ATGAGTAGATATAATCAAGATACGCAAAGGATTGCTGAAGCTATAAGGATAGCTACTCAGACAGCAAAAGTACACTATAATTACTTAGAAAAAATAAATAAAAGAGTTCTTGAAGACATAGAAAAATATCTGAATAATAGAAATTTTGACAGTCTATATAAGGATATAGCTAAATATGATAAAAAACTTGCGCACCAAATAAAAGAATTAATTAGAGAAAGAAACTCTGTTATTGAAGGGTTTCAGATAACTCGAGAACAGATATTTGATGAAAAGTTACATAATTTGAATAACTTTACTATAATGCTCTTTGGAAGAACAATGTCCGGTAAAAGTACAACGATACAAGCTTTCCTAGGAGAGGATTTAAAAATAAACGGAAATGGAACACCTGACTGGACAAAGGATATTTTTGAGTATAATTGGAATGGAATTCGTTTGGTTGATACACCAGGTATTGAGGGCTTTGATGAGAGTAATTTTCATTTAGCTAATAACTATATGGAACAAGCAGACTTGATATTAATGGTTATAAGTGATGACCATATCGAACCAAGTTTAATTGAAAAATTAGCAGAACTACTCAAGGAGAACAAACCTTTTGCAGTTATACTAAATGTAAAAGCAGGCAATCCTAAAATAGTTTTAAAATGTCCTGAGCGTGTCATTAGAGACGAAGAAGTTGAGGGGCATGTTCATAGGATAAAAGATTATTTAAAAAAGGAGTTTTCAATTTTTCAGAGTTCTCAACGAGTATCAGAAATACCTATATTTCCAGTGTTTATGGAAGGTGCGTTTAGATCACAGCTTGCACTTAAAAATAGCGAATTATCAATTGAAGAGATAGGGATGCATGAAAAATTATATAAGTGTAGTAGATTTGATTCAGTTATTAAATATATTTGTGAAACTGTGGTTGCAGATGCAGCTGTTATAAAAACACGTTCAGCATATGATTCATTCATTTATAGATTAGAAGAAGTAGAAGATGTGCTTAGGTCAAAAGTTTTTCCGCTCAAGGCACAGGCAGATACACTAGCAAAGAAAAGGCCCAGAATTATTAAAGATATAAGAAATATTAAAGAAAAGCTATTTGTGGATTTTGAAATAATTAAGGAAATATTTGATGAAAAAATATTTGGTGTAGATGCTTTTGTAGAGAAATATATTTCAGAAGGGGCAGATGGTAAGATTCATAAAAAATACGAAAACTATTTGGATTGGGAGAATGTTAGAAAAAGACTGCTTCAGTACCAAGAAGACTCAATAAAAGCTATAAATATATATATGTCTACCTTTGAAGAAGATATGGGTTTTGATTTGAATATTGTTGCAGAAAATGTAAGCAGAAATATTGGTTATGAGACAACGATTGATATTGGTAAGCTAAATTCCGCTAAGTTCAAGAAGACCACTGCAAAAGTAATAAAAACGGTTGGAAGAACTGCTGCAGGAGTAGCTCCATCTGCATTACTTGGGTGGTCAGTTACCAACTTCTGGAATCCTACTGGATGGGTAGCATTGGCAGCTGGTGCTGGAGTATTGGTTGCTGGTGGTGTAGTAGGTTATATTGGTTCTGAAGAAGTGAAAAATATAGGAAATGACTTAGAAAACAGCGGTAATAGAGATATCCAGCAAGAAAAGAATAATACTATCAGAGAACTAAAAAAAGATTTAAGTAAAAATTATCAAAACTTAAAAGATAAGAATGAAAAATGGATTAATGCAGTTATTGAAACCACAAGAAAGAAATTAATTGATGGTATGGATTTATCACTAAAGGAATCAGATGTATACATTAATGAAACCTTCAGCTTAATGAATTCACTTTCTAATATTAGGATTGATGTTCTAAAAAAAGAAATGGAGTACATCTTTAGTACAATTATGGATGATGAGCACATAATCCTGTTTAATATACATCGTGTGGTTCGAAAAGTTGGGCACAGGCTGAAAATTGGAATAATACCCGCACAAGATGCTGATGTCGATATTGTAAAAATAGCAATTGGTTTAGATGGGCGATATATTAGGAAAATTCGTAAGAATTTTGGCCAAGAAATAATTAATATTGTTGGATATAAGGATATTTGGGGGAAATGGGGTGAAAAACAGGTTGTTGAAGCATTGGGTGTAAAATCTATCACAGAAGAAAGGGTACGAATAGAGGAAAAGAATTCTCGTAAAATCGTTTTTGTAAAAGAATGTACCAGACAGGAACTTGGACTTCTGTATGATAAGAAAAAAACAAATCACTTTTTATCAGAAGCATTGCTAAGATGTAAGATTAATTTTGAGGAGGTGCAATAG
- a CDS encoding GTPase — translation MKEVNYMKVSTMTQNICRKMLSILDNLSTTEFPQCSKWTEKLKSVIPDSDAPLTIALVGEYDVGKSSIIKALTGKDVLINSNVATSEVKIFQYQGLKLIDLPGTLSGLEEHDEMAFRAAADSDLLIYVITNELFNSYNIQAFFDTMNLLKKSKQCMLVINQIDRVNLMDRSIDEAIGIMKEELTIRLQPYNIEQFSPIFISARNYIDSLEEDDDEIKSELYESSRITSLIDGLNTFCFNNRIIGRLSSPLQSILAILDSIRIASSDEGNEFDILNNYYSRQKRIFNECENKIKGNFNKLRIQKKQDILGLCLPIVQAFERKADPTEIEEVYDEADERLQEMIDSIADELQKSLKEPITELQEKLEEFENSPVSGEVKEIIYNAELKIDGLEMGKKPVKIPEELKGNIKRGIDDLGKAIGDNADDLAKHFVEIYKNMTKTKFKPYGKIKMTDKVGKVLGKAGKVLGWLAVGWDLYCNVKEELDRDKWDKQLREFKAETKQKFVEVAKDFEQTIIAATDTFLKDEIQSKIKSIDAKRDELLNTNQNNKQAKKKIKDIEDEINAALMEINTIA, via the coding sequence GTGAAAGAAGTTAATTATATGAAGGTTTCCACTATGACTCAAAATATTTGCAGAAAAATGTTGAGCATTTTGGACAATCTCTCAACAACAGAATTTCCACAGTGTAGCAAATGGACTGAAAAGTTAAAATCAGTCATACCAGATTCAGATGCCCCGCTTACTATAGCTTTGGTTGGAGAATATGATGTGGGTAAATCTTCTATTATAAAAGCTTTAACAGGTAAAGATGTTTTAATTAATTCAAATGTAGCAACAAGTGAGGTTAAAATTTTTCAATATCAAGGACTCAAGCTAATAGATTTGCCAGGTACCCTTTCTGGTCTTGAGGAACATGATGAAATGGCCTTTAGAGCAGCGGCAGATAGTGATTTACTAATATATGTTATTACAAATGAATTATTCAATTCATACAATATACAGGCTTTTTTTGATACTATGAATTTACTCAAAAAAAGTAAACAGTGTATGTTAGTTATTAATCAGATTGATAGAGTTAATTTAATGGATAGAAGTATAGATGAAGCAATAGGAATAATGAAAGAAGAGTTAACGATAAGATTACAACCATATAACATTGAGCAATTCTCACCCATATTTATTTCTGCAAGGAATTATATTGATTCACTAGAAGAAGATGATGATGAGATTAAAAGCGAACTTTATGAAAGCAGTAGAATTACATCTCTTATTGATGGACTAAATACCTTCTGCTTTAATAACAGAATAATAGGTAGACTTTCAAGCCCCTTACAAAGTATATTAGCAATTCTTGATTCTATCAGAATAGCTTCAAGTGATGAGGGTAACGAATTTGATATACTCAACAACTATTATTCGAGACAGAAGAGAATTTTTAACGAATGTGAGAATAAGATTAAGGGAAACTTTAATAAGCTTAGAATTCAAAAAAAACAGGATATTTTGGGGTTATGCTTGCCTATTGTGCAAGCTTTTGAAAGAAAAGCGGATCCTACTGAAATAGAGGAAGTATATGATGAAGCAGATGAAAGACTCCAGGAAATGATTGATAGCATAGCAGATGAGTTGCAAAAATCACTTAAGGAACCAATAACTGAGTTACAAGAAAAACTTGAAGAATTCGAGAATAGCCCTGTAAGTGGAGAAGTTAAAGAGATTATTTATAATGCAGAATTGAAAATTGACGGACTTGAAATGGGTAAAAAACCGGTGAAGATACCAGAGGAGCTTAAAGGAAATATTAAAAGAGGTATAGATGATCTTGGTAAGGCTATAGGTGATAATGCAGATGATTTGGCAAAACACTTTGTTGAGATATATAAAAACATGACTAAAACTAAGTTTAAACCTTATGGTAAAATAAAAATGACAGACAAGGTAGGGAAAGTACTCGGTAAAGCAGGAAAAGTACTCGGTTGGCTTGCAGTAGGCTGGGATTTATATTGTAATGTTAAAGAAGAGTTGGATAGAGATAAGTGGGATAAACAGTTGAGGGAGTTTAAAGCTGAAACAAAACAAAAATTTGTTGAAGTTGCTAAAGACTTCGAACAAACAATAATTGCCGCCACAGACACTTTTCTAAAAGATGAGATACAAAGCAAAATTAAATCTATAGATGCAAAACGAGATGAGTTGCTAAATACTAACCAGAATAATAAGCAAGCTAAGAAAAAGATAAAAGATATTGAAGACGAGATAAATGCAGCATTAATGGAAATTAACACGATTGCTTAG
- a CDS encoding HNH endonuclease family protein, which translates to MEHILPQNPKEEDLKIITEELKHDKINESFVETYLHSIGNLTIDPISANSSKGNADIKVKNTVYFKKAPFKTQNELEQFLDKGKWTHKSIESRKEKLINFAKEMWCDYESM; encoded by the coding sequence ATTGAGCATATTCTGCCACAGAATCCAAAGGAAGAGGATCTGAAGATTATTACAGAAGAACTCAAGCATGACAAAATTAATGAGAGTTTTGTGGAAACATATCTTCATTCAATAGGAAATCTTACAATAGACCCAATATCGGCTAATTCAAGTAAGGGTAATGCTGATATAAAAGTTAAGAATACGGTATATTTTAAAAAGGCTCCTTTTAAAACACAAAATGAACTTGAGCAATTCCTTGATAAAGGGAAATGGACGCACAAATCAATTGAATCAAGAAAGGAAAAGCTTATTAATTTTGCAAAGGAAATGTGGTGTGATTACGAAAGTATGTAA